In the genome of Cronobacter malonaticus LMG 23826, one region contains:
- a CDS encoding YajQ family cyclic di-GMP-binding protein, whose protein sequence is MPSFDIVSEVDMREVQNAVENATRELETRFDFRNVTASFELNEKNQTIKVTSESDFQVNQLLDILRAKLLKRGIEGSSIEVPEEFDHSGKTWSVEAKLKQGIDSAMAKKIVKLIKDSKLKVQAQIQGEQVRVTGKARDDLQQTIALVRGGNLGQPFQFNNFRD, encoded by the coding sequence ATGCCATCTTTTGACATTGTCTCTGAGGTCGATATGCGCGAAGTGCAGAACGCGGTAGAGAACGCGACGCGCGAGCTCGAAACCCGTTTCGACTTTCGCAACGTGACCGCAAGCTTCGAGCTGAACGAAAAAAACCAGACTATTAAAGTGACGAGCGAATCTGATTTCCAGGTTAACCAGCTGCTGGATATCCTGCGCGCGAAGCTGCTGAAACGCGGCATTGAAGGCAGCTCCATCGAGGTGCCGGAAGAGTTCGATCATAGCGGGAAAACCTGGAGCGTGGAAGCGAAGCTCAAGCAGGGCATCGATTCCGCAATGGCGAAGAAAATCGTGAAGCTGATTAAAGACAGCAAGCTTAAAGTCCAGGCGCAGATCCAGGGCGAGCAGGTGCGCGTCACCGGTAAAGCCCGCGACGATCTTCAGCAGACCATTGCGCTGGTGCGCGGCGGTAACCTCGGCCAGCCGTTCCAGTTCAACAACTTCCGCGACTAA
- the cyoE gene encoding heme o synthase, producing MIKQYLQVTKPGIIFGNLISVIGGFLLASKGSIDYPLFLFTLVGVSLVVASGCVFNNYIDRDIDRKMERTKNRVLVKGLISPKMSLVYATLLGIAGFMLLWFGANPLAMWLAVMGFVVYVGIYSLYMKRHSVYGTLIGSLSGAAPPVIGYCAVTNEFDTGALILLAIFSLWQMPHSYAIAIFRFKDYQAANIPVLPVVKGISVAKNHITLYIIAFAVATLMLSLGGYAGYKYLVVAAAVSVWWLGMALRGYKAENDKVWARKLFVFSIVAITSLSVMMSVDFMVPDSHNLLTYVW from the coding sequence ATGATTAAGCAATACCTGCAAGTAACGAAACCAGGCATCATCTTCGGCAACCTGATATCGGTTATCGGGGGATTCCTGCTGGCTTCCAAAGGCAGCATCGACTATCCCCTGTTCCTTTTCACCCTCGTGGGGGTGTCGCTGGTCGTGGCGTCCGGTTGTGTGTTCAACAACTACATCGACCGTGATATTGACCGCAAAATGGAGCGCACGAAAAACCGTGTGCTGGTGAAGGGACTGATTTCGCCGAAAATGTCGCTGGTGTACGCCACCTTGCTGGGTATTGCTGGCTTTATGCTGCTCTGGTTCGGCGCGAACCCGCTGGCGATGTGGCTGGCGGTCATGGGCTTTGTGGTGTATGTCGGGATCTATAGCCTGTACATGAAACGCCACTCGGTCTATGGCACGCTGATTGGCTCGCTGTCGGGCGCCGCGCCGCCGGTTATCGGTTACTGCGCGGTGACCAACGAGTTCGATACCGGCGCGTTGATCCTGCTTGCGATTTTCAGCCTGTGGCAGATGCCGCACTCCTATGCGATTGCAATCTTTCGCTTCAAGGATTATCAGGCCGCCAATATTCCGGTGCTGCCGGTGGTAAAAGGGATCTCTGTGGCGAAAAACCACATTACCCTTTATATCATCGCCTTCGCCGTGGCGACCCTGATGCTCTCGCTGGGCGGATATGCCGGGTATAAATACCTGGTGGTGGCGGCAGCGGTCAGCGTCTGGTGGCTTGGCATGGCCCTGCGTGGCTATAAGGCTGAAAACGACAAAGTCTGGGCGCGTAAGCTGTTTGTGTTCTCGATTGTCGCCATCACCTCGCTGAGCGTGATGATGTCCGTCGATTTCATGGTGCCGGATTCACATAATCTGCTGACTTACGTCTGGTAA
- a CDS encoding MFS transporter, whose amino-acid sequence MNDNKMTPVELRATWGLGTVFSLRMLGMFMVLPVITTYGMALQGASEALIGLAIGIYGLAQAIFQVPFGLLSDRIGRKPLIVGGLAIFVVGSLVAALTDSIWGIILGRALQGSGAIAAAVMALLSDLTREQNRTKAMAFIGVSFGVTFAIAMVLGPIITHALGLHALFWMIAVLATAGIIITLWVVPDSRNHVLNRDSGMVKGCFRKVLAEPTLLKLNFGIMCLHILLMSTFVALPGQLEAAGFPAAAHWKVYLCTMLISFVSVVPFIIYAEAKRKMKRVFLFCVALLLIAEIVLWGAGPHFWELIVGVQLFFVAFNLMEALLPSLISKESPAGYKGTAMGVYSTSQFLGVAIGGSLGGWVDGLFDSQTVFLVGALLATVWLLVSTTMKEPPYVSSIRVEIPPDVAADETLAQRLRESAGVSEAIVVADERSAYLKIDTKVTNRVEIEQRMSGA is encoded by the coding sequence ATGAACGATAACAAAATGACGCCAGTCGAGTTGCGCGCGACATGGGGTTTAGGGACGGTCTTTTCTTTGCGCATGCTCGGTATGTTTATGGTACTGCCGGTCATTACTACTTACGGAATGGCGCTCCAGGGCGCAAGCGAGGCGTTGATTGGCCTCGCCATTGGTATTTACGGCCTCGCGCAGGCGATTTTCCAGGTGCCGTTTGGCCTGCTCTCTGACCGCATCGGCCGCAAGCCGCTCATTGTCGGGGGCCTGGCGATTTTCGTTGTCGGCAGCCTGGTGGCAGCGCTGACCGATTCCATCTGGGGCATTATTCTCGGGCGCGCGCTACAGGGCTCCGGCGCGATCGCCGCGGCCGTCATGGCGTTGCTGTCCGATCTCACCCGCGAACAGAACCGCACTAAAGCGATGGCGTTTATCGGCGTCAGCTTTGGCGTGACGTTCGCCATTGCGATGGTGCTCGGGCCGATTATCACGCACGCGCTCGGCCTGCATGCGCTGTTCTGGATGATTGCGGTGCTCGCCACCGCAGGCATCATCATCACGCTCTGGGTTGTGCCTGACAGCCGCAATCACGTGCTGAACCGCGACTCCGGCATGGTTAAGGGCTGCTTTCGCAAAGTACTGGCGGAGCCGACGCTGCTGAAGCTCAACTTCGGCATCATGTGCCTGCATATTTTGCTGATGTCGACCTTCGTTGCCCTGCCCGGCCAGCTTGAAGCGGCAGGCTTTCCGGCGGCGGCGCACTGGAAAGTCTATCTCTGCACGATGCTGATTTCGTTTGTCTCGGTGGTGCCGTTTATCATCTATGCCGAAGCGAAGCGCAAAATGAAGCGCGTGTTTCTCTTCTGCGTGGCGCTGCTGCTGATTGCGGAAATCGTGCTCTGGGGCGCAGGCCCGCACTTCTGGGAGCTTATCGTCGGCGTTCAGTTGTTCTTTGTAGCGTTTAACCTGATGGAAGCACTACTGCCGTCGCTTATCAGTAAAGAGTCGCCGGCGGGCTATAAAGGCACAGCGATGGGCGTCTACTCCACCAGCCAGTTCCTGGGCGTGGCCATTGGCGGATCGCTCGGCGGCTGGGTCGATGGCCTGTTTGACTCGCAAACCGTGTTTCTGGTGGGTGCGCTGCTGGCGACCGTCTGGCTGCTGGTGAGTACGACCATGAAAGAGCCGCCCTATGTCAGCAGTATTCGCGTGGAAATCCCGCCTGACGTGGCCGCCGATGAAACACTGGCGCAGCGTTTACGCGAAAGCGCGGGCGTCAGCGAAGCGATTGTGGTGGCCGATGAGCGTAGCGCGTATCTCAAAATCGACACCAAAGTGACGAACCGCGTTGAGATAGAGCAGCGAATGTCTGGCGCTTAA
- a CDS encoding cytochrome o ubiquinol oxidase subunit III, giving the protein MSTESINHELAHGSHEHGHHDAGANKVFGFWIYLMSDCILFACLFATYAVLVNGTAGGPTGKDIFELPFVLVETFLLLFSSITYGMAMIAMNNNKQSQVMSWLALTFLFGAGFVAMEIYEFHHLIAEGFGPDKSGFLSAFFTLVGTHGIHVTSGLIWMVVMMIHVSRRGLTHNNRARLMCLSMFWHFLDVVWICVFSVVYLMGAM; this is encoded by the coding sequence ATGTCAACTGAGAGCATTAATCACGAACTTGCCCATGGCAGCCATGAGCATGGGCACCACGATGCAGGAGCCAATAAGGTCTTTGGCTTCTGGATCTACCTGATGAGCGACTGCATTCTCTTTGCATGTCTGTTTGCCACCTATGCCGTTCTCGTGAACGGCACGGCGGGGGGCCCGACCGGGAAAGACATTTTCGAACTGCCGTTTGTGCTGGTTGAAACTTTCCTGCTGTTGTTCTCCTCCATCACGTATGGCATGGCGATGATCGCCATGAACAACAACAAACAGAGCCAGGTGATGTCCTGGCTCGCCCTGACCTTCCTGTTTGGCGCAGGGTTCGTGGCGATGGAAATCTATGAATTCCATCATCTGATCGCCGAAGGCTTCGGCCCGGATAAGAGCGGCTTCCTATCCGCGTTCTTTACCCTGGTCGGCACCCACGGTATCCACGTGACCTCTGGCCTTATCTGGATGGTGGTGATGATGATTCACGTCTCCCGCCGCGGTCTGACCCACAATAACCGCGCGCGTCTGATGTGCCTGAGCATGTTCTGGCACTTCCTGGATGTCGTGTGGATCTGTGTGTTCTCTGTAGTCTATCTGATGGGGGCGATGTAA
- the cyoB gene encoding cytochrome o ubiquinol oxidase subunit I — MFGKLTLDAIPYHEPIIMVTVAAIIVGGLALVAAITYFGKWSYLWNEWLTSVDHKRLGVMYILVAIVMLVRGFADAIMMRTQQLLAASGEAGFLPPHHYDQIFTAHGVIMIFFVAMPFVIGLMNLVVPLQIGARDVAFPFLNNLSFWFTVVGVILVNVSLGVGEFAQTGWVAYPPLSGIEYSPGVGVDYWIWSLQLSGIGTTLTGINFFVTILKMRAPGMTMFKMPVFTWASLCTNVLIIVSFPILTVTIALLTLDRYLGTHFFTNDMGGNMMMYVNLIWAWGHPEVYILVLPVFGVFSEITSTFSKKRLFGYTSLVWATIAITVLSFIVWLHHFFTMGSGANVNAFFGITTMIIAIPTGVKIFNWLFTMYQGRIQFHSSMLWTIGFIITFSIGGMTGVLLAVPGADFVLHNSLFLIAHFHNVIIGGVVFGCFAGMSYWWPKAFGYKMNETWGIRAFWFWIIGFFVTFMPLYAMGFMGMTRRVSQNIDPMFQPLMIVAEIGALLIACGILCIILQIYVSIRDRHLNRDLTGDPWGGRTLEWATSSPPPFYNFAVVPEIHERDAFWEMKDKGEAYKQPAHYEEIHMPKNSAAGIFIGAFSTIFGFAMIWHIWWLAIVGFAGIVITWIAKSFDEDVDYYVPVATVEKLENQHFEEITKAGLKNVN; from the coding sequence ATGTTCGGAAAACTTACACTGGATGCAATCCCGTACCATGAGCCAATTATCATGGTTACGGTGGCTGCCATTATCGTCGGGGGTCTGGCGCTAGTTGCAGCTATCACTTACTTCGGTAAGTGGTCTTATCTGTGGAACGAGTGGCTCACGTCTGTGGACCACAAACGTCTGGGGGTAATGTATATCCTCGTGGCTATCGTGATGCTGGTTCGCGGCTTCGCGGACGCCATCATGATGCGTACCCAGCAATTGCTGGCGGCCTCCGGCGAAGCCGGATTCCTGCCGCCGCATCACTACGATCAGATCTTTACCGCCCACGGCGTTATCATGATCTTCTTCGTGGCGATGCCGTTCGTTATCGGTCTGATGAACCTGGTGGTTCCGCTGCAGATCGGCGCGCGCGACGTGGCATTCCCCTTCCTGAACAACCTGAGCTTCTGGTTCACCGTTGTCGGGGTAATCCTTGTGAACGTCTCTCTGGGCGTGGGCGAATTTGCTCAGACCGGTTGGGTGGCTTATCCGCCGCTCTCGGGTATTGAGTACAGTCCAGGCGTTGGGGTGGACTACTGGATCTGGAGTCTCCAGCTCTCCGGTATTGGTACGACACTGACCGGTATCAACTTCTTCGTGACCATTCTGAAGATGCGTGCGCCGGGCATGACCATGTTCAAAATGCCGGTATTCACCTGGGCGTCGCTGTGTACTAACGTCCTGATTATCGTCTCCTTCCCGATCCTGACCGTCACTATCGCGTTGCTGACCCTGGACCGCTATCTGGGCACCCATTTCTTTACCAACGATATGGGTGGCAACATGATGATGTACGTGAACCTGATCTGGGCCTGGGGCCATCCGGAAGTGTACATCCTGGTTCTGCCGGTGTTTGGTGTGTTCTCTGAAATCACCTCCACCTTCTCGAAGAAACGTCTGTTTGGTTACACCTCCCTCGTTTGGGCGACCATCGCGATCACCGTGCTGTCGTTCATCGTGTGGCTGCACCACTTCTTCACCATGGGTAGTGGCGCGAACGTTAACGCCTTCTTTGGTATCACCACGATGATTATCGCCATCCCGACCGGGGTGAAGATCTTCAACTGGCTGTTTACCATGTATCAGGGCCGTATTCAGTTCCACTCCTCCATGCTGTGGACCATCGGCTTCATCATCACCTTCTCCATCGGTGGTATGACCGGCGTTCTGTTGGCGGTACCGGGCGCAGACTTCGTACTGCACAACAGCCTGTTCCTGATTGCGCACTTCCATAACGTCATCATCGGCGGCGTGGTATTTGGTTGCTTCGCAGGTATGAGCTACTGGTGGCCGAAAGCCTTTGGCTACAAGATGAACGAAACCTGGGGCATCCGTGCGTTCTGGTTCTGGATCATCGGCTTCTTCGTAACCTTTATGCCGCTGTACGCCATGGGCTTCATGGGTATGACGCGTCGTGTGAGCCAGAACATCGACCCGATGTTCCAGCCGCTGATGATTGTCGCGGAAATCGGTGCGCTGCTGATCGCGTGCGGTATCCTGTGCATCATCCTGCAGATCTACGTGAGTATCCGTGACCGTCACCTGAACCGTGACCTGACTGGCGACCCGTGGGGCGGCCGTACGCTGGAGTGGGCAACCTCTTCTCCGCCGCCGTTCTATAACTTCGCAGTAGTGCCTGAAATCCACGAGCGCGACGCGTTCTGGGAAATGAAAGACAAAGGTGAAGCTTACAAGCAGCCGGCGCACTATGAAGAAATTCATATGCCGAAGAACAGCGCAGCAGGCATTTTCATTGGCGCGTTCAGCACCATCTTTGGCTTCGCGATGATCTGGCACATCTGGTGGCTGGCTATCGTGGGCTTCGCGGGTATCGTTATTACCTGGATTGCGAAGAGCTTCGATGAAGACGTGGATTACTACGTACCGGTAGCCACCGTTGAGAAACTGGAAAACCAGCACTTCGAAGAAATCACCAAAGCAGGGCTGAAAAATGTCAACTGA
- the cyoA gene encoding cytochrome o ubiquinol oxidase subunit II, with amino-acid sequence MRLRKYNKSLGLLSLFAGTVLLSGCDAALLNPKGQIGLEQRSLILTALGLMLIVVIPAILMAIGFAWKYRATNKDAKYSPNWSHSNKVEAVVWTIPILIIIFLAVLTWKTTHSLEPSRPLDHDAKPVTIEVIAMDWKWFFIYPEQGIATVNEIAFPANTPVEFKITSNSVMNSFFIPRLGSQIYAMAGMQTKLHLIANEAGTYDGISANYSGAGFSGMKFKAIATPDNETFNQWVAKAKQSGKTINDMATYDKLAAPSEYNKVEYFSSVKPDLFKDVINKFMGPGKSMDMTQSEGEHNAHEGMEGMDMNHAETSH; translated from the coding sequence ATGAGACTCAGGAAATACAATAAAAGTTTGGGACTGCTGTCATTATTCGCAGGCACTGTTTTACTCAGTGGCTGCGATGCTGCGCTTCTCAACCCCAAAGGACAGATTGGACTGGAGCAACGTTCACTGATACTGACCGCCCTCGGGCTGATGTTGATTGTCGTGATTCCAGCCATCTTGATGGCTATTGGCTTCGCCTGGAAATATCGGGCAACCAATAAGGACGCAAAATACAGCCCCAACTGGTCACACTCCAACAAAGTTGAAGCTGTTGTCTGGACCATCCCGATCCTTATCATCATTTTCCTTGCAGTACTGACATGGAAAACCACGCACTCGCTCGAACCCAGCCGTCCGCTGGATCACGATGCGAAGCCGGTGACCATCGAAGTTATCGCAATGGACTGGAAGTGGTTCTTCATTTATCCGGAGCAGGGTATCGCAACGGTCAATGAAATCGCGTTCCCGGCGAACACGCCTGTGGAATTCAAAATCACCTCCAACTCGGTGATGAACTCCTTCTTTATTCCGCGCCTGGGTAGCCAGATCTACGCAATGGCAGGTATGCAGACCAAACTGCACCTGATTGCGAACGAAGCCGGCACCTACGACGGTATTTCTGCTAACTACAGTGGTGCAGGTTTCTCCGGCATGAAGTTCAAGGCAATCGCCACGCCGGATAACGAGACCTTCAACCAGTGGGTGGCCAAAGCGAAGCAGTCTGGCAAAACCATTAACGATATGGCGACCTACGACAAGCTGGCGGCCCCGAGCGAATACAACAAAGTCGAATACTTCTCCAGCGTAAAACCGGATTTGTTTAAAGATGTCATTAACAAATTCATGGGACCTGGGAAGAGCATGGATATGACTCAGTCTGAAGGGGAGCATAACGCCCACGAAGGCATGGAAGGCATGGACATGAATCACGCGGAAACCTCTCACTAA
- a CDS encoding J domain-containing protein: MDAWMLLGLEPTKDKGALRRAWAKIVKQHRPDQDPQKYQQLREAYEAAQRYQAYDDEEEGEEADDESVITYRFTPQTSLTAQDEPLPQAETVSLADWDAQTLNEQAQALAPTIVADEMAGCGQLETFLATGLPDALAARRYFSERLADALSQEQWLTRGMLEHVGRIMGWELDHYRSTALPDVLIWALEARIATTEEDYRMVVERGQHQANWLSKARWRLISEPQAPLPWWGRFWPGFLDEARQRTRAMCSEHPGMWQRLNPVMIELLSAPGWALPLYTFMAVLFWGSVLGFLAIDPQVTAVDVGIVGAIVVVYLFGIPSLWNRYPEGSRQRIGIRVGYVLLSVALLALPVGELARYTVGFYHKNHEITPLLYVVVIIGAVLVACLRPRMRVWWRWPIDIISGPLGFPVNLISQLPWIINLLLIPFGSKVYSAIISNMITLLRLGL, from the coding sequence ATGGACGCCTGGATGCTACTTGGCCTTGAGCCAACGAAAGATAAGGGCGCGCTGCGCCGCGCCTGGGCGAAAATCGTTAAGCAACACCGCCCTGATCAGGATCCTCAAAAGTATCAGCAGCTACGCGAAGCCTATGAGGCGGCGCAGCGTTATCAGGCGTATGACGACGAAGAAGAGGGTGAAGAGGCGGATGATGAAAGCGTCATCACGTACCGCTTTACGCCGCAAACGTCGTTAACGGCGCAGGATGAGCCTCTGCCGCAGGCTGAAACCGTGTCGCTGGCGGACTGGGATGCACAAACGCTTAACGAACAAGCGCAGGCGCTCGCCCCCACAATCGTGGCTGACGAGATGGCAGGCTGTGGGCAATTAGAGACGTTTCTCGCTACCGGGCTGCCGGATGCGCTGGCGGCACGCCGTTATTTCAGCGAGCGGCTTGCCGATGCGCTCTCCCAGGAGCAGTGGCTGACGCGCGGCATGCTGGAGCATGTGGGCAGGATAATGGGCTGGGAGCTTGATCACTACCGCAGCACGGCGCTGCCTGACGTGCTGATTTGGGCGCTTGAAGCGCGTATCGCCACGACGGAAGAAGATTACCGGATGGTGGTGGAGCGCGGGCAGCATCAGGCGAACTGGCTGTCGAAAGCCCGCTGGCGGCTTATCAGCGAACCGCAGGCGCCACTGCCCTGGTGGGGACGTTTCTGGCCCGGTTTTCTGGATGAGGCACGCCAGCGCACGCGCGCGATGTGCAGCGAGCATCCGGGGATGTGGCAGCGTCTGAATCCGGTCATGATTGAGCTTTTATCTGCGCCTGGCTGGGCGCTGCCACTCTATACCTTTATGGCTGTGCTCTTCTGGGGCAGCGTGCTGGGTTTCCTTGCGATCGACCCGCAGGTGACGGCGGTGGATGTCGGTATCGTCGGCGCGATAGTGGTGGTTTACCTGTTTGGCATACCTTCTCTCTGGAACCGCTACCCGGAAGGCAGCCGTCAGCGGATCGGTATTCGTGTGGGCTATGTGCTGTTATCCGTCGCGCTACTTGCCCTTCCGGTGGGAGAGCTTGCGCGATATACCGTCGGGTTTTACCACAAAAACCATGAAATCACGCCGCTGCTGTATGTGGTCGTCATTATCGGGGCGGTGCTGGTGGCGTGTTTAAGGCCGCGGATGCGGGTCTGGTGGCGCTGGCCCATTGATATTATCTCCGGGCCGTTGGGGTTTCCTGTAAATCTTATCAGTCAGCTTCCGTGGATAATCAACCTGCTGTTGATTCCGTTCGGCAGCAAAGTCTACAGCGCGATAATAAGCAACATGATTACGTTATTACGCTTAGGGTTGTGA
- a CDS encoding cytochrome o ubiquinol oxidase subunit IV translates to MSHSTDHNGAHHGGVKTYLIGFILSVILTVIPFWMVMNGSASHGTLLGVVVATAVVQILVHLVCFLHMNASSEERWNLVAFVFTLLIIAIVVVGSIWIMWNLNYNMMVH, encoded by the coding sequence ATGAGTCATTCAACCGATCACAACGGCGCCCACCACGGTGGCGTCAAGACGTACCTGATCGGGTTTATCCTGTCGGTCATTCTGACAGTAATCCCGTTCTGGATGGTCATGAACGGCTCCGCGTCTCACGGCACCCTGCTGGGTGTGGTCGTGGCAACCGCAGTCGTACAGATTCTGGTTCACCTGGTGTGCTTCCTGCACATGAACGCCTCCTCTGAGGAGCGCTGGAACCTGGTAGCCTTTGTCTTTACGTTGCTGATTATCGCGATAGTAGTGGTAGGCTCTATCTGGATTATGTGGAACCTGAATTACAACATGATGGTTCACTAA
- the panE gene encoding 2-dehydropantoate 2-reductase — protein MKITVLGCGALGQLWMSALHKQGHEVQGWLRVPQSSYSVNLLEIDNSAFQHTFTTNDSEFLAKSELLLVTLKAWQVSDAVSTLATRLPAASPILLLHNGMGTLDELRAVTQPLLAGVTTHAARREGNQVIHVACGTTHIGPVTPGAQDDSRLAALLQQALPDVAWHDNVNVSRWIKLAANCVINPLTALYNCPNGDLRMRQDEVREICAEVALVMQREGHHTSPESLLYYINQVIESTAANISSMLQDIRQQRHTEIDYITGYLLRRARAHGLTLPVNSRLYEQIKRKENEYERIGTGMPRPWH, from the coding sequence ATGAAAATTACCGTGCTTGGCTGCGGCGCGTTAGGCCAGCTCTGGATGAGCGCGCTGCATAAACAAGGTCACGAGGTGCAGGGATGGCTGCGGGTGCCGCAATCGTCATACAGCGTGAATCTGCTGGAAATCGACAACAGCGCGTTTCAGCACACCTTTACGACTAACGACAGCGAGTTTCTGGCGAAAAGCGAACTGCTGCTGGTGACGCTGAAAGCCTGGCAGGTTTCTGACGCGGTAAGCACGCTGGCGACCCGGCTACCAGCCGCCAGCCCGATTCTGCTGCTGCATAACGGGATGGGCACGCTTGATGAACTGCGCGCCGTAACACAGCCGCTGCTGGCGGGCGTGACGACCCACGCGGCGCGGCGCGAAGGCAACCAGGTAATCCACGTCGCCTGCGGCACCACGCATATCGGGCCAGTCACGCCCGGCGCGCAGGATGACTCCCGGCTGGCGGCGCTGCTCCAGCAGGCGCTGCCGGATGTCGCCTGGCACGATAACGTCAACGTCTCGCGCTGGATAAAACTGGCCGCCAACTGCGTGATTAACCCGCTGACGGCGCTTTATAACTGCCCGAACGGCGACCTGCGCATGCGTCAGGACGAAGTGCGCGAGATCTGCGCCGAAGTCGCCCTGGTGATGCAGCGCGAAGGTCATCACACGTCGCCGGAGAGCCTGCTCTATTACATCAATCAGGTGATTGAGAGCACCGCCGCCAATATTTCCTCGATGCTGCAGGATATCCGCCAGCAGCGCCACACCGAGATAGATTACATCACCGGCTATCTGCTGCGCCGCGCCAGAGCGCATGGCCTGACGCTGCCGGTTAACAGCCGTCTGTATGAACAGATTAAACGCAAGGAGAATGAGTATGAGCGCATCGGCACTGGTATGCCTCGCCCCTGGCACTGA
- a CDS encoding molecular chaperone HscC — METATPLVGIDLGTSNSAVAWFNEGQATLIADSQKCVLTPSVVGLDDDGHLIVGEAAKARLVSHPALTHASFKRYMGTDKIFALGEHRFRAEELSALVLRKLKADAEVALGAPVTRAVITVPAWFNDIQRKAVKAAGHLAGLTVERLVNEPTAASLAYGLADNREQKFLVFDLGGGTFDVSIVDMFEGVIEVRASSGDARLGGDDFTDIIRQWMLSRYPHYQPSGAQEAAQLVEAAESLKRQLTHQAQATATLSAGGHEMTWTLDNETLTEICQPLLARLKQPVIQALRDARFDISDLDDVILVGGATRMPVVRQLAARMFGRFPRAELNPDEVVALGAGIQAGLASLDAALDDIVLTDVMPYSLGIETARRNGDRYDGGYFLPIIERNSFVPVSMFRSISTVYDNQRQLEIAVFQGEARRVAENILLDKFTLDVPPRPAGEVTVDVRFTYTLDGILEVECKVDGQERAASLVIERAPGSLSLEEIKQRLAQLDALKIHPRDRTENRQLLAQASLRYEQTLGERRHLIDHYSARFEQALESQDLREIALARQALEQILAQFDDGLR; from the coding sequence ATGGAAACAGCAACGCCGCTCGTCGGCATCGACCTAGGGACATCCAACAGCGCGGTGGCCTGGTTTAATGAAGGGCAGGCCACATTGATTGCCGATAGCCAGAAGTGCGTCCTCACGCCGTCGGTGGTCGGGCTGGATGACGACGGCCATTTGATTGTGGGCGAGGCGGCGAAAGCGCGGCTGGTGAGCCATCCGGCACTTACTCATGCGAGCTTCAAGCGCTACATGGGCACCGATAAAATCTTTGCACTCGGCGAACACCGCTTTCGCGCCGAAGAGCTGTCCGCCTTAGTGCTTCGCAAGCTGAAAGCCGATGCGGAAGTAGCGCTTGGCGCTCCCGTTACCCGCGCGGTGATCACCGTGCCGGCCTGGTTTAACGATATCCAGCGTAAAGCGGTGAAAGCCGCCGGGCATCTGGCTGGGCTTACGGTTGAGCGGCTGGTGAATGAACCTACGGCGGCTTCGCTCGCCTACGGCCTTGCCGATAACCGCGAGCAAAAATTTCTGGTTTTCGATCTGGGCGGCGGCACGTTTGACGTTTCCATTGTCGATATGTTTGAAGGCGTGATTGAAGTGCGGGCCAGTAGCGGCGACGCCAGGCTTGGCGGCGATGACTTCACCGACATCATCCGCCAGTGGATGCTCTCGCGTTATCCGCACTACCAGCCGTCCGGCGCGCAAGAAGCGGCGCAACTGGTGGAGGCGGCGGAAAGCCTCAAGCGGCAACTGACGCACCAGGCGCAGGCGACCGCCACGCTCAGCGCGGGCGGCCATGAGATGACGTGGACGCTCGACAACGAGACTTTAACGGAGATCTGCCAGCCGCTGCTGGCGCGCCTCAAACAACCGGTCATCCAGGCGCTGCGCGACGCCCGCTTTGACATCAGCGATCTGGACGATGTGATTCTGGTGGGCGGCGCCACGCGCATGCCGGTGGTGCGCCAGCTGGCCGCGCGTATGTTTGGCCGCTTCCCGCGCGCCGAACTCAACCCGGATGAAGTGGTCGCGCTCGGCGCGGGCATTCAGGCCGGGCTTGCCAGTCTTGACGCGGCGCTCGATGACATCGTGCTTACCGACGTCATGCCTTACTCTCTTGGCATCGAAACGGCGCGCCGCAACGGCGATCGCTATGATGGCGGGTATTTTCTTCCCATTATTGAGCGCAACAGCTTTGTGCCTGTCAGCATGTTCCGCTCTATATCCACTGTTTACGATAACCAGCGCCAGCTTGAGATCGCCGTGTTTCAGGGCGAAGCGCGCCGGGTCGCGGAAAATATTCTGCTCGATAAATTCACGCTTGATGTTCCCCCGCGCCCGGCGGGCGAGGTGACGGTGGACGTGCGCTTTACCTATACCCTCGACGGCATTCTGGAAGTGGAGTGCAAAGTGGACGGGCAGGAGCGCGCGGCGTCGCTGGTGATTGAGCGTGCCCCCGGCAGCCTTAGCCTGGAAGAGATTAAACAGCGTCTGGCGCAGCTAGACGCCCTGAAAATTCACCCGCGCGACCGCACAGAGAACCGGCAACTGCTGGCGCAGGCGAGCCTGCGTTATGAGCAAACGCTCGGCGAAAGACGCCATCTTATCGATCACTACAGCGCGCGGTTCGAGCAGGCGCTCGAGAGCCAGGATCTGCGAGAGATCGCGCTCGCGCGTCAGGCGCTGGAGCAGATCCTCGCGCAGTTTGACGACGGATTACGCTAA